In Trichlorobacter lovleyi, the DNA window TGATCTACCTGCAGCACCGTCTGTTCCACCGTGTGCCGCTGTTCTGGCGTCTGCACCGGATGCACCACACCGACCTTGATCTGGATGTGTCAACCGGCAATCGTTTTCATCCGTTTGAGATTGCTCTGTCTCTGTGCATCAAAATGGCTGTCGTGCTGCTGTTTGGTGTGAACCCGCAGACCGTACTGCTATTTGAAATCCTGCTGAATGCCGCCTCGATGTTCAACCATGCCAATCTGTCCATTCCCCTGCCGGTTGAGCGTTGGTTGCGCCTGATTGTGATCACGCCGGACATGCACCGGGTTCATCACTCGGTTATCCCCACGGAAACAGACAGCAACTTCGGCTTCAGCCAGCCCTGGTGGGATCGCCTGCTGGGCACCTACCGAGCGCAGCCCCGTGACGGGCACCTCAAGATGATGATCGGACTGCGCGAATACCGCGACCAGGACAAGCTGGGAATCTGGCGCCTGTTACGCATCCCCTTTGAATCCATTTCTGTCCGGAGAAGCGTGTGAAGAGTAAAAAAATCATCTTGTGCCTGATCGGCCTGGCTATTGTAGCCCTGTTCTTTTATCTTGATCTGGGCCGCTATCTGACCCTTGAGAGTCTCAAGGCCAACCGTCAACTGCTGCAGACATTCCATGCAGACCATACCGTGCTGATGGTGACAGCCTTCATGGCGCTCTATATCATCCAGACCGGCCTGGCCCTGCCCGGTGCCACCATCCTGTCGCTTTCTGCAGGCGCCATCTTCGGGCCGGTCATGGGTACGATCTACGCTGTCAGTGCCGCCTCTATCGGCGCCACCCTCGCCTTTCTGTTCACCCGCTACCTGCTGCGGGACGCCGTGCTCAGAAGGTTCGGCAGCAAGCTTGAAGGAATGAACAAGGAACTTGAAGAACGCGG includes these proteins:
- a CDS encoding sterol desaturase family protein, translated to MVQLPALTETIRLSVFVGLFALLAVAERFWPRRPLTVSRKRRWLANLSIIVTDSLVIRLFFPILPVALAATAQANNLGLFNRLTLPGWFQMAAGLLVLDLVIYLQHRLFHRVPLFWRLHRMHHTDLDLDVSTGNRFHPFEIALSLCIKMAVVLLFGVNPQTVLLFEILLNAASMFNHANLSIPLPVERWLRLIVITPDMHRVHHSVIPTETDSNFGFSQPWWDRLLGTYRAQPRDGHLKMMIGLREYRDQDKLGIWRLLRIPFESISVRRSV
- a CDS encoding TVP38/TMEM64 family protein, which encodes MKSKKIILCLIGLAIVALFFYLDLGRYLTLESLKANRQLLQTFHADHTVLMVTAFMALYIIQTGLALPGATILSLSAGAIFGPVMGTIYAVSAASIGATLAFLFTRYLLRDAVLRRFGSKLEGMNKELEERGINYLLFLRLVPLFPFFLINLAAGLTRLPLRTFMLGTFFGIIPGGFVYVNAGASLASINNLSDIASARVLGSFALLGLFALIPALYAQFKNRNTTTP